A stretch of DNA from Bacteroidota bacterium:
CCTGCAAAAACTGATTCATCAATTCAGTATTCTCGCCATTGAGTTCTAAATTCTGTTGAGTCATCCACAACTCGTAAAAGGCTGATTTAACCTTCATAATTATTTCAACTGATTTTTCGTTGTAAATTTGTTGAGCTCGGTTAGCTTCAATTTCTGCCATCTTCGTTTCAGTCGAAATTTTAGAAGGAAAGCGAATCATCTGCATCAACTCAACATTCGCCCGCATTGCTTCGTTTGGATTCAAACTCTCCATCTCCATTAGTCTAAAAGTCAATTCAGGATTATCGAGTGAACGCATTTGCTGAATCTTTGCTTCTGCTGCTTTAACAGCTTCAGAATACGCATGTAGTTCAAAATTGTTCACAAGCGCGTCATCAATCAGTTGGTCTAAAATAAGTTTCGGCTTCTCTTGCGCGATTAAATTTAATTGTAAGAAAATGAGTAATAACCAAATTATGGTTTTCATATTTTACCTGTTATAAATGATTCAAAGATTCTAAATAAAAATAGCTAATTCTCTTTCAGCGAACAAACAAAATAAGTAATTAAGTTTTGTCCTCTCAAAGCGAATTAGTGTTTGAGATTTAGAAATTTAAATAAGTAGGGAAGAAAATAAAATTGGTATGTCTTTGTAAGAAGGAGGAGAGTGGATGCCAGTTAAAAATATTTTTGAGCTATATTGAAAATCAATCCTTGGGGAAGAATGAAGTCCGCATATGGCGGTTGGAGTAATGGAGTATTGGAGCTTTGTTGCTTCATCTTTTTGTGCTTGGAGAAACTCACTTGTATTCCGATCTGCTACTATAACTGTTTTACAGCAGGAGTATTGCATCGAGTTAAATTGTATCTGCTCATCTTGTTTTGTTTCGGGATGGCACATATCGCAATCAGAGCTTGAGTAGGTATTCATCATCTCGCAGTAGTGGAGGACAACCGGTAAACCGATATTAAATACAACAAATATAGCAGTAAATCCGATAATGAGGGAGATATGTAATTTATTTCGTGCCATTTGTTTAAGTAAACATACGAATAGTAAGTAAAAGTTCCAAATATTTATTTATACATGAATATTATTATCATTAAAAAAAAAAGAAAAACAATGTATCGGACAATCGAGGATTTCATTAAAGTCTGGAAATACCAGGATGAGTCAACAGACAAGATGTTAAGATACTAAAAAGATTCGTTGCTGTCCTTTTAAGCTCCAGAAAACGGTCGTCGGTAATCAGGAACATATTAAAATATTTTTTATTACATAAAAAAACATAAACATAAAAATTATTTAAAATAAAGGAAACCTAACATCAAATCCTTTACCTTCGTATAATGATAGTCTTGACTTTATTCGTTTTGAGATCATCCGGAATGCCAATAATATAGATAAAATTGCGGGAGGAATGACCATTATAATTTCTAATATATTTCCGTTAATTATTGGAATTAGTATTAATGCTAATAACATAATAGACAATAAAATAAATATTGGAAAGGACCACCAATCATTCATACGAATGAAAGATATTAAACAAACAGCGGTGAGAAATATCCGATAGTGGATGGAAATTTCTACAATCCATTGGAACATCTCAAATGTCACTTTCTTTTTCCTTTCTCTTTGATAATTTTCGTTGTTTTATTGCTCCGATTAATGCAAAAACACCCCCCAATATTATTCCAAAATACGCTCCGATGTTTGCAATAGTTGATAAAATATCAATGTCTTTAATAACTGTAAGCCAAAGTAAATACCATGATAGCGTTAACATAAAATACCCCGCCCACTCTCCTAAAGATACTTTCCTATACATTATTATGAAAATGATGTATGGCAGAATTAATAAAAATATTAAAATTAATTTAAGCATATATAAATTGCACAATATTAATTACTTACTACCCAATAAACCTTCTATACATCTTGCAAGAGAAATTGCAGCTGCAGCCAGACCAATCATTGCCCAAATGCAAAAAATTATTGTTGCACATATTGCAAGTCCGATAATAGCCCCTATATATGCTAATCCTTGTAAAATACATTCCCACAAGGTTTTAAAAACTGTAATTGGCTCATCAGCATCTTCGGCAACTGTTGCAACGAGGTTAGCAACATTAGTGGTGTTTAAAACATTCTGTAGATTTTTTAAAGATTCTGAAAATTCTTTGACATCAGAGGATTGTTTAATGATTCTTAAAAGACCTTCAAAAGGTCCAAGTTCTTTATTTTTAATCAATCTTTCAATATCACCCTTAGTAATTGTAGAACGATGTTCGTTTCCATTATAATTTACTGTTATCTCTTGTGAATTTACAGGATTCTTAATGTCTTGAAAAAGATGCTGAACCGATAACAAATTTTCGCCTAGAGAAAAATTGAATTTAAAACCATCTCTTAAATATTTTGCGGCAAAATTTAACTCCCCATATTCAGACATCAAACTTCCTTCAAATTCTTCACGATTAGTTAAAAAATTTTCAATATTTATTGTTAATGTTGTTTCAGAGCGTAATTGAGCTTTGTAAGGCCCAATTTTGTTGAACTGTGCCATATTTCCTCCAAATTATTATTTTTTATCAGTCATTCTATTAAAATAGTTAAATCAGTTCCGACTTGATCCCGAAACAAGCCTGCCCTGCCAGTAGGGCAGGGGTTCAAGCCATCTTCAACTCATCTGCCTGAATA
This window harbors:
- a CDS encoding TolC family protein — its product is MKTIIWLLLIFLQLNLIAQEKPKLILDQLIDDALVNNFELHAYSEAVKAAEAKIQQMRSLDNPELTFRLMEMESLNPNEAMRANVELMQMIRFPSKISTETKMAEIEANRAQQIYNEKSVEIIMKVKSAFYELWMTQQNLELNGENTELMNQFLQ